In the Persephonella hydrogeniphila genome, one interval contains:
- the thiO gene encoding glycine oxidase ThiO has translation MKGIIIGGGIIGLSLARELNKNGYDVTVIELLRVGRGASWTAGGMLAPQAEGLEPGTFLDFCIESREMYETFVKTLERETDIDVGYWKCGILCPAFSEEEEKELKKRIQVYSELGLTGKWIDREALEGRYRSLGEEIRGGALFPDDAQVDNRLLMTALEKYARSRGIQLLEFTEASEIIEENGKFEAVRTSKGIVEGDFCVIAAGAWSEHFIKCHVFPIKGEMAAIDISPQDIDRVIFGSKAYLIPRKDYKRLVIGATEEMVGFKDGNTVKGILQLFNGLKDTLPNLINNTIQETWFGYRPATPDLLPVLGKTEIENLYIATGHYRNGILLAPITARVMFDLIDKGIENHYIKEFSLNRFKANKNE, from the coding sequence ATGAAAGGTATTATAATAGGCGGCGGTATAATTGGTCTTTCTCTGGCAAGAGAACTTAATAAAAACGGCTACGATGTTACAGTTATAGAACTGTTAAGAGTAGGAAGAGGAGCTTCATGGACTGCCGGTGGTATGCTTGCTCCTCAAGCTGAAGGTTTGGAACCGGGAACATTTTTAGATTTTTGTATCGAAAGCAGAGAAATGTATGAGACTTTCGTTAAAACTCTGGAAAGAGAAACTGATATAGATGTCGGATACTGGAAGTGTGGAATTCTGTGTCCTGCATTTTCAGAAGAGGAAGAAAAAGAACTGAAGAAACGTATACAGGTTTATTCAGAGCTTGGTTTGACAGGAAAATGGATTGATAGAGAAGCCCTTGAGGGACGCTACAGATCATTAGGAGAGGAAATAAGAGGAGGAGCTCTATTTCCTGATGATGCTCAGGTAGACAATAGATTATTGATGACGGCTCTGGAAAAATATGCAAGATCAAGGGGAATACAACTTCTTGAGTTTACAGAAGCTTCAGAAATAATAGAAGAAAATGGTAAATTTGAAGCTGTAAGAACATCAAAAGGTATTGTTGAAGGTGATTTCTGTGTAATAGCAGCAGGAGCATGGTCTGAACACTTTATAAAATGTCATGTTTTCCCTATAAAAGGAGAAATGGCAGCTATAGATATATCCCCTCAAGATATAGACAGAGTTATATTTGGTTCAAAGGCATATCTTATACCGAGAAAAGATTATAAAAGGCTGGTAATCGGAGCAACAGAAGAGATGGTTGGATTTAAAGACGGCAATACAGTAAAAGGTATTCTCCAGCTATTTAACGGTTTAAAAGATACACTCCCAAATCTGATAAACAACACAATTCAGGAAACATGGTTTGGGTATAGACCTGCTACTCCTGATTTACTACCGGTTTTGGGAAAAACAGAGATAGAGAACCTGTACATAGCTACCGGTCACTATCGGAATGGGATACTTCTTGCGCCGATTACTGCCAGAGTTATGTTTGATCTTATTGATAAAGGTATAGAAAATCATTATATAAAAGAATTTTCATTAAATAGATTTAAGGCAAACAAAAATGAATAG
- a CDS encoding MBL fold metallo-hydrolase: MLKNSITFLGTGGGRVVVFRQIRHSGGIWLNLEGTNVLIDPGPGSLVRIFEKGFDTRDIDIIVVSHRHLDHSADLNSVIESASESTKKPKDLLIAPLDVVEGDDPILLKYLRKAIKEYVPVEENKTIPYKNIQIIGTIKHIHEGADTYGLEFHSENKKVIYVPCGKFYEKMLEGYSENADVMIFNTTFPKKVEGYYHLSAEDVEKMIERYKPKIAVITHFSVAMLKADPEKIAARMSRKTGVKVLAAYDGMRLNF; this comes from the coding sequence TTGTTAAAAAACAGTATTACATTTTTAGGCACAGGAGGAGGAAGGGTAGTAGTTTTCAGGCAGATAAGACACTCAGGGGGCATCTGGCTAAATCTGGAAGGTACAAATGTTCTTATTGACCCGGGGCCAGGAAGTCTTGTCAGAATATTTGAAAAAGGTTTTGATACACGGGATATAGATATTATCGTTGTTTCCCACAGACACCTTGACCATAGTGCAGACTTAAATTCTGTTATAGAGTCTGCATCGGAAAGCACAAAAAAACCTAAAGACCTTCTCATCGCACCTTTAGATGTTGTTGAAGGAGATGATCCTATACTTTTGAAATATCTGAGAAAAGCGATAAAGGAGTATGTACCTGTAGAAGAAAATAAAACCATACCTTACAAAAACATCCAGATAATAGGAACAATAAAACATATCCATGAAGGTGCAGATACATACGGACTTGAATTTCACTCGGAAAATAAGAAAGTTATTTATGTACCCTGTGGGAAGTTTTATGAAAAAATGTTAGAAGGATACTCAGAAAATGCAGATGTGATGATATTTAACACAACATTTCCTAAAAAAGTAGAAGGATATTACCATCTATCTGCTGAAGATGTTGAAAAGATGATAGAAAGATACAAACCAAAAATAGCTGTAATAACACATTTTAGTGTGGCTATGCTAAAAGCAGACCCTGAGAAAATCGCAGCAAGAATGTCGAGAAAAACAGGGGTTAAAGTTTTAGCAGCGTATGATGGTATGAGGCTTAATTTTTAG
- a CDS encoding SDR family NAD(P)-dependent oxidoreductase: MDIKGKNVLITGCAKRIGRYMALSLAEEGANIVIHYRSSKEEAEKLLEELRKKNIKAVMIKADLEKSDEIRKLAENSLKEMGRIDVLINNASIYYPTPIEKVKEEDLDRFYNVHIKAPFILSQIIGQSMLKNKQGRIINIVDYSPLRPYKNFSPYAVSKGGLLTMTRALAKEFAPHVLVNAVLPGPIIPAEGVEDTQKPLEKTLLKKWGGEKEVYKAVKYLIETDFTTGAFIPVEGGRLIC, translated from the coding sequence ATGGATATTAAAGGTAAAAATGTATTGATAACAGGCTGTGCAAAAAGGATAGGTAGATACATGGCTCTTTCTCTTGCAGAGGAAGGAGCAAATATTGTAATCCATTATAGAAGTTCAAAAGAAGAAGCTGAAAAACTTTTAGAAGAGCTCCGTAAAAAAAACATTAAAGCTGTAATGATAAAAGCAGATTTAGAAAAATCAGATGAAATAAGGAAACTGGCAGAAAACAGCCTAAAGGAAATGGGAAGGATAGATGTACTGATAAACAATGCATCAATATACTACCCTACTCCTATCGAAAAAGTTAAGGAAGAAGATCTTGATAGGTTTTACAATGTACATATAAAAGCTCCTTTTATACTATCCCAGATAATAGGACAATCTATGTTAAAAAATAAGCAAGGAAGAATAATAAATATAGTAGATTACAGTCCGTTAAGACCTTACAAGAATTTTTCCCCTTATGCTGTTTCAAAAGGAGGACTACTCACAATGACAAGAGCTCTGGCGAAAGAATTTGCCCCTCATGTCCTTGTTAATGCAGTTCTTCCAGGACCTATAATACCGGCTGAAGGAGTTGAAGATACACAAAAACCTCTTGAAAAAACCTTGCTGAAAAAATGGGGAGGAGAAAAAGAGGTCTATAAAGCTGTAAAATATTTAATAGAAACTGATTTTACTACTGGAGCTTTTATTCCTGTCGAAGGAGGAAGATTAATTTGTTAA
- a CDS encoding SPOR domain-containing protein: MLSDIYGQDKRDKYLLIYNLLKDRNIFGIVYGKRGIGKRFIINKAIRSISTPEDRVVFLEAGDNIYTSILRELGIYEHEIYTKEDFLIYFIDFVEKFKGRIFIVINNAQKFTEKELSEIFHLLSLKERVSTILIGDETLKEKLNPFKIGKMEAAVNFVFEINPPEFEEFKRYFDEKYGGKIEKKALKKLYQISGGSLSDAENIIIQLGKFPIKASDLKTKDKNLPVMISVLLLTIAITVVISYMILKPEEEKKEIKKITVIDKKLPEEGSVINELPVKPKKKKGFDSDRLIKEVLEELSKIQLQDVPELRFYEKPKKYIIQIASFKNEQYALELKERLSKKFLAEIITRKNGIKSVIVFASNKKEVDNIINELNKMGFKPLVRKVK; encoded by the coding sequence ATGCTTTCAGACATATACGGGCAGGATAAGAGGGATAAGTATCTGCTTATTTATAACCTTTTAAAAGATAGAAATATATTTGGTATTGTATATGGAAAGAGAGGGATAGGAAAAAGATTTATCATTAACAAGGCAATCAGATCTATTTCCACACCTGAAGATAGAGTCGTGTTTTTGGAAGCAGGAGATAATATTTATACCTCTATACTTAGAGAGTTAGGTATTTATGAACATGAAATATACACAAAAGAGGACTTTCTTATTTATTTTATTGACTTTGTAGAAAAGTTTAAGGGGAGAATTTTTATAGTAATAAATAATGCTCAGAAATTCACAGAGAAAGAACTATCAGAAATATTCCATCTCCTCAGTCTAAAGGAAAGGGTATCTACTATTCTAATTGGCGATGAAACCCTGAAAGAAAAGTTAAACCCTTTTAAGATTGGAAAGATGGAAGCGGCAGTAAATTTTGTGTTTGAGATTAATCCTCCTGAGTTTGAAGAGTTTAAAAGATATTTTGATGAAAAATACGGAGGAAAGATTGAAAAAAAAGCCTTAAAAAAACTTTATCAGATTTCAGGAGGTTCTCTTTCAGATGCAGAGAATATAATTATCCAGTTAGGAAAATTTCCTATTAAAGCTTCAGATCTAAAAACAAAAGATAAAAATCTGCCTGTTATGATATCTGTTTTACTTTTGACGATTGCTATTACAGTTGTTATCTCTTATATGATTTTGAAGCCTGAGGAAGAAAAAAAAGAGATTAAAAAGATAACAGTGATAGATAAAAAGCTACCTGAAGAAGGTTCTGTCATAAACGAACTTCCTGTAAAACCTAAAAAGAAAAAAGGATTTGATTCTGATAGACTTATTAAAGAAGTTTTAGAGGAATTATCAAAAATTCAGCTTCAGGATGTTCCAGAGCTCAGATTTTATGAAAAACCTAAAAAGTATATCATCCAGATAGCATCTTTTAAAAACGAGCAGTATGCATTAGAACTGAAAGAGAGATTGAGTAAAAAATTTTTAGCAGAGATAATCACAAGAAAAAACGGCATAAAATCTGTTATTGTTTTTGCATCTAACAAAAAAGAAGTTGATAATATTATCAATGAACTTAATAAGATGGGATTTAAACCTCTTGTCAGAAAGGTAAAATAA
- a CDS encoding AAA family ATPase: MADYIEFFGFNDNPFRITPDIDFFFMSSVHQEALASLEFLLESEEGFAVIIGEPGTGKTITIRKFISQLPENVEYAYILFPNLSPEEMFRAVLEDFGIKIPDNATKNKLFSLLREFLIKKKNEGKKIFIVVDEAQNLPVETLEELRILSNLETEKEKLLQIILLGQPELEKKLNSPELRQLRQRITVLTHLRNLSKNEMIDYINYRLAKAGNSTIRISPSAYNLIYKYSEGNVRLINLIMERALMSAFVKNRHSVDKENIKEAVNSLNIEKKQRKIYPVVVAVFLVFLIAFGTSGYYLFSERIDSPNQIKKQEKKATVTANKLNVRILPDKNSDIVYVLSKGDELKILGEKDEWYRIKYKNVEGWVKKDFVRKSNEQK, from the coding sequence ATGGCTGATTATATCGAATTTTTTGGATTTAATGATAACCCATTCAGGATAACACCGGATATAGATTTCTTCTTTATGTCCTCTGTTCATCAAGAGGCTCTTGCTTCTTTGGAATTTCTGTTAGAGAGCGAAGAAGGTTTTGCTGTTATTATAGGTGAACCGGGAACAGGAAAGACTATTACGATTAGAAAATTTATAAGCCAACTTCCTGAGAATGTTGAGTATGCATACATTTTGTTTCCAAATCTTTCTCCTGAGGAGATGTTCAGAGCTGTTCTTGAGGACTTTGGGATAAAAATCCCTGATAATGCAACAAAAAACAAACTTTTTTCTCTGCTCAGAGAGTTTCTTATCAAGAAAAAAAATGAAGGCAAAAAAATATTCATTGTTGTAGACGAAGCACAGAATCTTCCTGTGGAAACACTTGAGGAGCTTAGAATACTATCTAACCTCGAAACAGAAAAAGAAAAACTACTTCAGATAATACTTTTAGGTCAGCCTGAACTTGAAAAAAAGCTAAACTCCCCAGAGCTCAGACAACTGAGACAGAGAATAACAGTACTGACACATCTGAGAAATCTTTCTAAAAATGAGATGATCGATTATATTAACTACAGACTTGCAAAAGCCGGTAACTCGACTATAAGAATATCTCCTTCAGCTTACAATCTTATCTATAAGTACTCAGAAGGCAACGTAAGGCTTATAAATCTTATAATGGAAAGGGCTCTTATGTCTGCGTTCGTTAAAAACAGGCATTCAGTAGATAAAGAAAATATCAAGGAGGCTGTGAATAGCCTCAATATAGAAAAAAAGCAAAGAAAGATTTATCCTGTTGTAGTGGCTGTTTTTTTAGTTTTTCTGATTGCTTTTGGAACTTCAGGTTATTATCTGTTTTCCGAAAGAATAGACAGCCCAAATCAGATAAAAAAACAAGAAAAAAAAGCCACTGTAACTGCAAATAAGCTTAATGTGAGAATTTTACCTGATAAAAATTCTGATATTGTATACGTTTTGAGTAAAGGAGATGAGTTAAAAATTCTTGGAGAAAAGGACGAATGGTACAGAATAAAGTATAAAAATGTAGAAGGTTGGGTGAAAAAAGATTTTGTAAGGAAAAGTAATGAACAGAAATGA
- the lipA gene encoding lipoyl synthase, translated as MKPKVKSFLTEDVTKMKAMLRMLNLHTVCEEASCPNIGDCFGRKTATFMIMGDRCTRRCTYCDVSHDRPLPLDPSEPYNIAKAVKMLGLQYVVITSVNRDDLPDGGASHFAKTVQTVKEQNPDCSVEVLIPDFLGDIKALEIVVKSNPEVINHNIETVPRLFPVVRHRGDYRRSLNIIKWIKELDSRIISKSGIMVGLGEKKEEVIKVMEDLRSVNCEILTVGQYLRPSKNHHPVIKYYTEDEFKEFEEIGTKMGFKHVFSGILVRSSFHADEVYNHLK; from the coding sequence ATGAAACCTAAAGTTAAGAGTTTTCTTACTGAAGATGTAACAAAAATGAAAGCTATGCTCAGGATGCTTAATTTACATACAGTCTGTGAAGAAGCTTCATGTCCAAATATAGGAGATTGTTTTGGCAGAAAAACTGCCACTTTCATGATAATGGGAGATAGATGTACCAGAAGATGTACATACTGCGATGTATCCCATGATAGACCTCTCCCTTTAGATCCTTCTGAGCCTTATAACATAGCAAAGGCAGTAAAGATGCTTGGACTGCAGTATGTTGTCATTACATCTGTTAATAGGGATGATCTTCCTGATGGAGGTGCTTCACATTTTGCCAAAACTGTTCAGACTGTAAAGGAGCAAAATCCTGACTGTTCTGTAGAGGTTCTCATTCCCGATTTTTTAGGAGATATAAAAGCTCTTGAGATAGTAGTAAAATCAAATCCAGAAGTCATAAACCACAACATAGAAACTGTTCCAAGACTGTTTCCTGTTGTCAGGCATAGAGGAGATTACAGAAGATCACTGAATATAATAAAGTGGATAAAGGAGTTAGACAGCAGAATAATATCAAAATCAGGAATAATGGTTGGTCTGGGAGAGAAAAAAGAGGAAGTAATAAAAGTAATGGAAGACTTACGTTCTGTAAATTGCGAAATACTTACTGTGGGACAGTACTTACGACCTTCAAAAAACCACCACCCAGTTATAAAATACTACACAGAGGATGAGTTTAAAGAGTTTGAGGAAATAGGGACAAAAATGGGATTTAAACACGTTTTTAGCGGAATTCTTGTGAGAAGTTCATTCCATGCAGATGAGGTGTATAATCATTTAAAATGA
- a CDS encoding secondary thiamine-phosphate synthase enzyme YjbQ: protein MTKAYTEYLWFNTKNRRELIKITEKVQEAVKKSGIKEGLCLVSAMHLTASVFIQDDEEGLHEDIWQWLEKLAPFKSDYKHHLTGEDNADAHLKNLLTHLQVVVPVTEGKLDLGPWQEIFYAEYDGQRPKRVVIKILGI from the coding sequence ATGACAAAGGCATATACAGAGTATCTCTGGTTTAATACAAAAAATAGACGGGAACTGATAAAAATAACAGAAAAGGTACAGGAAGCTGTTAAAAAATCAGGAATAAAAGAAGGCTTATGTCTTGTATCTGCGATGCATCTGACAGCTTCTGTTTTTATTCAGGATGATGAGGAGGGTTTACATGAAGATATATGGCAATGGCTTGAAAAGCTTGCACCTTTCAAGTCGGATTACAAGCACCATCTAACTGGAGAGGATAATGCAGATGCACATCTGAAAAATCTCCTGACCCATCTGCAGGTGGTTGTTCCTGTTACTGAAGGGAAATTAGATTTGGGTCCTTGGCAGGAAATTTTTTATGCTGAGTATGATGGACAAAGACCTAAAAGGGTAGTAATAAAAATATTAGGTATCTAA